From Saprospiraceae bacterium, one genomic window encodes:
- a CDS encoding class I SAM-dependent methyltransferase: protein MSHCRFCKAELKEELIDLGSAPLSNALLTKDNLSESEIWYPLRVMICGNCFMVQTEDYSGREHIFHDQYAYFSSYSSTWLNHSKSYCQMMQNRFGLGSDQLVLEVASNDGYLLQYFKESGIPVLGVEPTANTAQVALDKGIATVVDFFGTKLAQQLKNERRIPNLIVGNNVLAHVPDVLDFVTGLKILLHPEGVITVEFPHLLKLIQFNQFDTIYHEHFSYFSFHIVKRIFESIGLRIFDVDELDTHGGSLRIYATHQENSSHLTSENVDKMIRKESAFGIESMDTYAHFQNKVNSIKNRFNQFLIDAKIKGKSVIAYGAAAKGNTLLNYCGVRKDLVQFIVDASPHKQGKFTPGMHIPILDEKHIRDLKPDYVVVLPWNIKDEIEEQLFYIRRWGGKLVVAIPQLEVF, encoded by the coding sequence ATGAGTCATTGCAGATTTTGTAAAGCGGAATTGAAAGAAGAGCTGATAGATTTGGGTTCAGCACCCCTCTCCAACGCACTCTTGACAAAGGACAATTTGTCTGAATCAGAAATTTGGTATCCATTGAGGGTGATGATTTGTGGAAATTGCTTTATGGTCCAAACGGAGGATTACTCAGGCCGTGAGCATATTTTTCATGATCAATACGCCTATTTTTCATCTTATTCAAGCACCTGGCTGAACCATTCAAAATCTTATTGTCAGATGATGCAAAACAGATTTGGACTGGGGAGCGATCAGCTTGTTTTGGAGGTGGCCAGCAATGACGGTTATCTGCTCCAATATTTTAAGGAAAGCGGAATTCCTGTCCTTGGAGTTGAGCCGACCGCCAATACAGCACAGGTAGCTTTGGATAAGGGAATTGCAACGGTGGTCGATTTTTTTGGTACCAAACTCGCGCAGCAATTGAAAAATGAGCGCAGAATACCAAACCTCATCGTCGGCAACAATGTGTTGGCCCATGTTCCGGATGTTTTAGATTTTGTAACAGGCCTTAAAATATTATTACATCCGGAAGGAGTCATCACCGTTGAATTTCCGCATTTGCTAAAACTCATACAATTTAATCAGTTTGACACCATTTATCACGAACATTTCTCTTACTTCTCCTTTCATATTGTCAAAAGAATTTTCGAATCCATTGGATTGAGAATTTTTGATGTAGATGAGCTGGATACCCATGGAGGATCTCTCAGAATTTATGCGACCCATCAGGAAAACTCAAGCCATCTTACATCAGAAAATGTGGATAAAATGATTCGCAAAGAATCTGCCTTTGGGATCGAAAGCATGGATACCTATGCCCATTTTCAGAACAAAGTAAATTCCATCAAGAATAGGTTTAATCAATTTTTAATCGATGCCAAAATAAAAGGCAAATCGGTAATAGCTTACGGTGCAGCGGCAAAAGGAAACACGCTTTTGAATTATTGCGGCGTTCGAAAAGATTTGGTGCAGTTTATTGTGGATGCCTCACCGCACAAGCAAGGTAAATTTACGCCCGGAATGCACATCCCCATTTTGGATGAGAAACATATCAGGGATTTAAAACCGGATTATGTGGTGGTTTTGCCATGGAATATAAAAGATGAAATTGAAGAGCAATTGTTTTATATCAGAAGATGGGGTGGAAAACTCGTTGTGGCTATTCCCCAGTTAGAAGTTTTTTAG
- a CDS encoding NAD-dependent epimerase/dehydratase family protein, which translates to MRILVSGGSGFIGRHVVAELIRREHRPVVLTRNPLALKSLHIPQDEYDIIVGDLEHSFTDMELEGVGHMIHLAWTGLPEYKKLFHIEQNLMPQYFFIRKMVTAGIGHIVITGTCLEYGKMEGCLTSDRCPVPQLPYPIAKDALRRFLTILQAEMNFELRWLRLFYTYGEGQSPNSILSQLAKAIEAGDPVFNMSKGDQLRDYLPVHEMAKQIVDACLLLDGSGIYNCCSGEPISISELVENFVKAHNSDIHLNKGYYDYPDYEAHSFWGYPDLKNIQSFEN; encoded by the coding sequence ATGCGCATATTGGTATCAGGTGGATCAGGCTTTATCGGAAGGCATGTTGTAGCGGAGTTGATTCGGCGTGAACACAGACCTGTCGTGCTTACCAGAAATCCACTCGCATTGAAATCACTCCATATTCCACAGGATGAATACGACATCATTGTAGGAGATTTGGAGCATTCATTTACGGATATGGAATTGGAGGGTGTAGGACACATGATTCACCTTGCCTGGACAGGACTTCCTGAATACAAGAAATTGTTTCACATTGAGCAAAATTTGATGCCTCAATATTTTTTTATTAGAAAAATGGTGACGGCTGGTATAGGACATATTGTCATCACAGGCACCTGTCTGGAATATGGTAAAATGGAAGGATGTCTGACAAGCGATCGCTGTCCAGTACCTCAACTTCCTTATCCCATTGCAAAGGATGCTCTGCGTAGATTTTTGACCATTTTGCAAGCAGAGATGAATTTTGAATTGAGATGGCTTCGATTATTTTATACCTATGGTGAAGGCCAGTCGCCCAATTCCATATTAAGTCAATTGGCCAAGGCAATTGAAGCGGGTGATCCGGTTTTTAATATGAGCAAAGGAGATCAACTGAGAGACTATCTTCCCGTTCATGAAATGGCAAAGCAAATAGTTGATGCCTGCTTGTTGTTAGACGGATCTGGTATTTACAATTGTTGTAGCGGTGAACCCATTTCTATATCAGAGCTGGTCGAAAATTTTGTGAAGGCTCATAATTCTGACATTCATTTGAACAAAGGCTATTATGATTATCCGGATTACGAGGCACATTCATTCTGGGGATATCCCGACCTAAAAAATATTCAATCATTTGAAAATTAA
- a CDS encoding cephalosporin hydroxylase family protein → MNPIEEFKQERKTRIESYGSNTELLDAAHQFNVVSNKEKYSYNFNWMGRPIIQYPQDMIAMQEIIWDLKPDLIIETGIAHGGSLIYYASIMELIGHGEILGIDIDIREHNKAEILRHPMAKRISMIQGSSVDQAIIQQVKDIAKGKQKIMVCLDSNHTHEHVLAELQNYHSFVSVGSYLVVFDTIIERMPKAMYDRPWDVGNNAMTAVDEFMKTNDQFIIDEQLDLKLLISVAPRGYLKKIK, encoded by the coding sequence ATGAATCCAATCGAAGAATTTAAGCAGGAAAGAAAAACCAGAATTGAATCGTACGGCTCCAATACAGAGTTATTGGATGCTGCACATCAGTTTAATGTTGTATCCAACAAAGAAAAATACTCATACAATTTTAACTGGATGGGAAGGCCCATTATTCAATATCCGCAGGACATGATTGCGATGCAGGAAATTATCTGGGATCTCAAACCTGATTTGATCATTGAAACAGGAATTGCGCACGGTGGTTCGTTGATCTATTATGCCTCTATCATGGAACTCATTGGACATGGAGAAATACTTGGAATTGACATCGACATTCGAGAACACAATAAAGCAGAAATTCTTCGTCATCCAATGGCAAAGCGCATTTCGATGATTCAGGGCTCCAGTGTCGATCAAGCCATCATCCAACAAGTGAAAGACATTGCCAAGGGAAAACAGAAAATTATGGTATGTCTCGACTCCAACCACACCCATGAACACGTGCTTGCAGAACTCCAAAATTACCATTCTTTTGTAAGCGTGGGAAGCTATTTGGTGGTCTTTGACACCATCATTGAAAGAATGCCAAAAGCCATGTACGATCGTCCATGGGATGTGGGCAATAACGCCATGACAGCGGTTGATGAATTTATGAAAACGAACGATCAGTTTATAATCGATGAACAATTGGATCTCAAATTGCTGATCAGCGTAGCTCCAAGGGGTTATCTGAAAAAAATAAAGTAA